The proteins below come from a single Psychrobacter sp. PL19 genomic window:
- the msrB gene encoding peptide-methionine (R)-S-oxide reductase MsrB gives MQDNQLSKEEITQLTEADWKQRLSADEYHVMREKGTERPFTGVYNDTEDEGVYRCKGCGANLFDAGSKFDAGCGWPSFDQGIDNKAIDEHVDDSLGMRRTEVTCSNCGAHLGHVFPDGPQETTGMRYCINSVSIDLDKTEK, from the coding sequence ATGCAAGACAACCAACTTAGCAAAGAAGAGATTACCCAACTGACCGAAGCGGACTGGAAGCAGCGCCTGAGTGCTGATGAATATCATGTGATGCGTGAGAAAGGTACAGAGCGTCCATTTACTGGTGTTTATAATGATACTGAAGATGAGGGTGTCTATCGCTGTAAAGGCTGTGGCGCTAACTTATTTGATGCTGGCAGCAAGTTTGATGCCGGTTGTGGCTGGCCGAGTTTTGACCAAGGTATCGACAACAAAGCTATCGACGAGCACGTTGACGACTCTTTAGGTATGCGTCGTACCGAAGTCACCTGTAGCAATTGCGGTGCGCATCTAGGTCACGTTTTCCCTGATGGCCCACAAGAGACCACCGGTATGCGCTATTGCATCAACTCAGTCTCTATAGATTTAGATAAAACTGAAAAGTAG
- a CDS encoding aminotransferase class I/II-fold pyridoxal phosphate-dependent enzyme, protein MDNDQRKQTQAERLVKLRRDKSLTAEQLAQAMTEAGAKVSRGAISNWERGINGIVSSKLPTLARILGCTEGYLLRGDLHNDLGYTLDANANTGLNTPNSAESDNLTHVVPADTPLKNKNQPQASTLAIAADNRKNSQNNTMDSNSMSALKKSDKLQNVCYDIRGPLLQTANKMEAEGQKILKLNVGNPAPFGFEAPHEILRDVAMNLPEATGYSDSQGIFAARKAVLQYYQAKGLLSAVDVRDVYLGNGVSELIVMTMQALMNDGDEVLIPMPDYPLWTAAANLAGGTAVHYRCNEEDNWHPDIEDIKSKITSKTKGIVVINPNNPTGALYSDDILKQIIEVAIEHDLIIMADEIYDRVLYDDMVHTPISTLTDEVLVLSYNGLSKSHRIAGFRAGWLMVSGRTHHATDFIEGLNMLASMRLCSNVPGQYAIQTAMGGYQSMKDLTSKKGRLHKQRELAISRLNAIPGISCTMPQGAFYCFPKMDPSVYPIQDDMQFMMELLLEEKVLMVQGTGFNWNVPDHFRVVFLPNLHELEDAMDRLDRFFAKKRLQFGTNSAA, encoded by the coding sequence ATGGATAATGACCAACGCAAACAAACACAAGCCGAACGCTTAGTAAAACTACGCCGTGATAAAAGCCTTACCGCTGAGCAGTTGGCACAGGCCATGACAGAGGCTGGCGCGAAGGTCAGCCGAGGTGCTATCTCTAACTGGGAACGGGGTATCAATGGTATCGTCTCCTCAAAGCTGCCTACTCTTGCGCGCATATTGGGCTGCACTGAAGGCTATCTGTTACGCGGTGATCTTCATAATGACCTTGGTTATACTCTTGACGCTAATGCTAATACTGGTTTGAACACGCCTAACAGTGCAGAAAGTGACAACCTCACTCATGTCGTGCCAGCAGACACCCCTCTTAAGAACAAAAATCAGCCGCAAGCCAGTACTTTGGCAATAGCAGCTGACAACCGTAAAAACTCACAAAACAATACTATGGATAGTAACTCTATGAGTGCATTAAAAAAATCTGATAAATTACAGAACGTCTGCTATGACATCCGTGGTCCACTATTACAAACGGCCAATAAGATGGAAGCGGAGGGTCAGAAAATTTTAAAGCTCAATGTGGGCAACCCAGCTCCTTTTGGCTTTGAGGCACCACATGAGATTCTCCGCGATGTCGCTATGAACTTGCCTGAGGCCACTGGTTACTCAGACTCGCAAGGGATCTTTGCAGCGCGTAAAGCCGTGTTGCAATATTATCAAGCAAAAGGGCTACTGTCGGCAGTCGACGTACGTGACGTGTATTTGGGTAACGGCGTTTCTGAGCTGATTGTAATGACTATGCAGGCGCTAATGAATGATGGTGATGAAGTATTAATTCCCATGCCAGATTACCCGCTATGGACAGCAGCAGCTAACCTTGCGGGTGGTACAGCAGTGCATTATCGCTGTAATGAAGAAGACAATTGGCATCCTGACATCGAAGATATCAAGTCTAAAATTACCAGTAAAACCAAAGGTATTGTGGTCATAAATCCCAATAACCCCACAGGCGCGCTATACTCTGATGACATTCTCAAGCAAATTATCGAAGTGGCTATAGAGCATGACTTAATCATCATGGCTGATGAGATCTATGATCGGGTGTTATATGACGATATGGTTCATACCCCCATCAGTACCTTGACTGATGAGGTGCTGGTCTTATCCTATAACGGTCTATCAAAGTCGCACCGTATTGCTGGGTTCCGTGCCGGCTGGCTGATGGTATCGGGTAGAACACATCACGCTACCGACTTTATTGAAGGCTTAAATATGCTGGCCTCCATGCGCCTGTGTTCTAACGTACCCGGACAATATGCGATCCAAACGGCGATGGGTGGCTATCAAAGTATGAAAGACTTGACCTCAAAGAAGGGCCGTCTCCATAAGCAGCGTGAATTGGCTATCTCACGGCTGAATGCGATTCCAGGCATCTCTTGTACCATGCCCCAAGGTGCCTTCTATTGCTTTCCAAAAATGGACCCTAGCGTTTACCCTATCCAAGATGACATGCAGTTTATGATGGAATTATTACTCGAAGAAAAGGTCCTCATGGTGCAAGGTACCGGCTTTAACTGGAATGTGCCTGATCATTTCCGCGTGGTGTTCTTACCTAACTTACATGAGTTAGAAGATGCCATGGATCGCTTGGATCGCTTCTTTGCGAAAAAACGCCTGCAATTTGGTACGAACTCAGCTGCTTAG
- a CDS encoding inorganic phosphate transporter codes for MGISSSSTEPAEQVGTMKMNLFFAILLIAMTSYFLWWGLDYTMHQQTLLFVMATAFGIFMAFNIGGNDVANSFGTSVGAGTLTIPQALVIAAIFEVSGAVLAGGEVTDTIRKGIVDLDGLAVSPNQFIYVMLSALIAAAFWLLFATRKGLPVSTTHAIIGGVIGSSIVLGFDLGGAETALSTVNWGTIGQIAMSWVLSPLLGGVLAYLLYGQIKKNIIDYNDKTEAHIAELKIDKRTLKKDHKEFFDGLSESLQLSYTSAMLRDQDIYKDDDCTLEDLETDYYKNLYEIEHERNGLDTLKALKKWVPIIAAMGGVVMTSLVVFKGLKNVNSNLTTLHGFLFMGMVGALVWLATFIYTKSIRGKHKEDLTKATFIMFSWMQVFTASAFAFSHGSNDIANAVGPFAAIMDVIRTNTIATQAAVPPAVMLTFGVALIVGLWFIGKEVIQTVGTNLAKMHPASGFSAELAAAAVVMGASTMGLPVSSTHTLVGAVLGIGIVNRDTNWALMKPIGLAWIITLPVAASLSAVSYIILKQIF; via the coding sequence ATGGGTATTAGCAGTAGTTCTACAGAGCCGGCCGAACAAGTTGGCACTATGAAAATGAATCTATTTTTTGCCATTTTACTGATTGCAATGACCAGCTATTTCTTATGGTGGGGTCTTGATTACACCATGCATCAGCAAACGCTGCTATTTGTCATGGCCACCGCGTTTGGTATTTTCATGGCCTTCAATATTGGTGGTAATGACGTCGCCAACTCCTTTGGTACCTCAGTAGGTGCCGGAACCTTGACCATTCCCCAAGCACTAGTGATAGCGGCAATATTTGAAGTGTCAGGAGCAGTGCTGGCCGGTGGTGAAGTGACTGATACCATTCGCAAAGGTATCGTTGACTTAGACGGTTTAGCGGTCTCACCCAACCAATTTATTTATGTGATGCTTTCTGCATTGATTGCGGCGGCATTTTGGCTACTATTTGCCACTCGTAAAGGCTTACCCGTGTCTACAACGCATGCCATCATCGGTGGTGTAATCGGTAGTTCTATTGTTTTAGGTTTTGATTTGGGTGGTGCCGAGACTGCATTATCGACAGTTAACTGGGGAACTATTGGTCAAATTGCCATGTCGTGGGTATTATCGCCACTATTAGGTGGTGTGTTGGCCTACTTACTTTATGGACAAATTAAGAAAAATATTATTGACTATAATGACAAGACCGAAGCCCATATTGCTGAATTAAAAATAGACAAGAGAACTTTGAAGAAAGACCATAAAGAATTCTTCGATGGCTTGTCAGAGTCTCTGCAACTATCGTATACCTCAGCGATGCTGCGCGATCAGGACATCTATAAAGATGATGATTGTACGCTTGAAGATTTAGAAACCGACTATTATAAAAACCTTTATGAGATTGAACATGAGCGTAATGGTCTCGATACTTTAAAAGCACTAAAAAAATGGGTACCTATTATTGCCGCTATGGGCGGGGTGGTCATGACTTCGTTAGTGGTCTTTAAAGGCCTCAAAAACGTCAATAGTAATCTCACGACCTTGCATGGCTTCTTATTCATGGGCATGGTGGGTGCGCTGGTTTGGCTTGCCACCTTTATCTATACCAAAAGTATCCGCGGTAAGCATAAAGAAGATCTTACCAAAGCGACTTTTATTATGTTCAGCTGGATGCAAGTATTTACCGCATCAGCGTTTGCGTTCAGTCATGGCTCGAATGATATTGCCAACGCAGTCGGTCCTTTTGCTGCGATTATGGATGTTATCCGTACCAATACCATTGCGACTCAGGCAGCGGTACCACCAGCGGTGATGTTGACCTTTGGTGTGGCGCTGATCGTTGGTCTTTGGTTTATTGGTAAAGAAGTCATTCAGACGGTCGGTACTAACTTGGCCAAGATGCACCCAGCGTCTGGTTTTTCAGCCGAATTAGCAGCAGCTGCCGTGGTAATGGGCGCATCAACCATGGGTCTACCGGTATCAAGTACCCATACCTTAGTTGGTGCCGTTTTAGGCATTGGTATCGTTAATAGAGATACCAATTGGGCCTTGATGAAGCCTATCGGGCTGGCATGGATAATCACCTTACCGGTCGCAGCCTCGTTGTCCGCCGTTAGCTATATAATCTTAAAACAAATTTTCTAA
- a CDS encoding ATPase, with the protein MPKKNNTTEQAPPQAVSAQFSEQVVNQRLIPNPLSQFSMDKDTLKLALVTAQYALQATRQQSPPTSNKPTGLLVLVNGMEQAGKGIAVKQLRQWVDPRLLKVEATIGYPPLAYQPLWQAHTKAMPRHGDVMVYFGNWYADLIHNVMHMATSSENEDTNRKLSKKSKDKPTDEWQALPVAEWQDYLQQQLIELQTFERDLDANQTKLLKCWFHVEVETLQERLSEEKADPQFLYQIDWHKAEVLERFNQVATSLLQQQDDWIIIDGGDKSQAATRFCHAVLQAMQTALLSSSSLPAPDTTAYNDSDIQSDDKLKPGPRTQKLSRFEPVKIPKTLKNIDDPDLNKSDYHEQLGIKQAELAKLLRNRDGRHVVFAFEGMDAAGKGGAIKRLVAPLDPREYQVHNIGAPMLYERQHSYLWRFWTRLPNEQADRPSRIAIFDRTWYGRVLVERIEQLADDYEWQRAYDEINRFEADLTAAGTLVIKYWLAIDKQQQLERFEDRHDTPHKQFKLTDDDWRNRDKWSDYVQSAADMLARTDTKAAPWCVVATNDKRQARLDVLDHAIKQLAAASKV; encoded by the coding sequence ATGCCTAAAAAAAATAATACTACCGAACAAGCACCGCCACAAGCGGTAAGTGCACAATTTAGCGAGCAGGTAGTTAATCAGCGCTTAATACCTAACCCTTTAAGCCAGTTTTCAATGGATAAAGACACGCTCAAGCTAGCGCTGGTGACGGCGCAATATGCCCTACAAGCAACGCGTCAACAGTCGCCGCCAACCAGCAATAAACCGACTGGCTTATTGGTGCTGGTCAATGGTATGGAGCAGGCCGGCAAGGGTATCGCAGTCAAGCAACTGCGGCAATGGGTGGATCCGCGCCTCCTAAAGGTTGAGGCCACCATTGGTTATCCGCCGTTGGCTTATCAACCACTCTGGCAAGCACATACCAAGGCCATGCCGCGTCACGGCGACGTTATGGTTTATTTTGGTAATTGGTATGCCGATTTGATACATAACGTCATGCACATGGCAACTAGTAGTGAAAATGAAGATACGAATAGAAAGTTGAGTAAAAAGTCTAAAGATAAGCCAACGGATGAGTGGCAAGCGTTACCTGTTGCTGAGTGGCAAGACTATTTGCAACAACAACTCATTGAACTACAAACGTTTGAACGTGATCTCGATGCCAATCAAACCAAACTATTAAAATGCTGGTTTCATGTTGAGGTTGAGACCTTGCAAGAACGTTTAAGTGAAGAGAAGGCAGATCCACAATTTTTATATCAGATTGACTGGCATAAGGCTGAGGTTTTAGAGCGATTCAATCAAGTCGCTACTAGCTTGTTACAGCAACAAGATGACTGGATCATTATTGATGGCGGTGATAAGTCACAAGCTGCGACCCGTTTTTGTCATGCAGTGCTGCAGGCGATGCAAACCGCGCTATTAAGTAGTAGCAGCCTGCCGGCGCCTGATACTACTGCGTATAATGACAGTGATATACAGTCAGACGATAAGCTGAAACCAGGACCAAGGACTCAAAAGTTATCAAGATTTGAGCCTGTCAAGATACCCAAAACTTTAAAAAATATTGATGATCCTGATCTGAATAAATCAGACTATCACGAGCAATTAGGCATTAAACAGGCTGAATTGGCTAAATTACTACGCAATCGTGATGGTCGCCACGTGGTCTTTGCGTTTGAAGGTATGGACGCTGCGGGCAAAGGCGGCGCCATCAAAAGGCTGGTTGCACCACTCGATCCACGTGAATATCAGGTTCATAATATTGGTGCGCCCATGCTTTATGAGCGTCAACATTCGTATCTCTGGCGCTTTTGGACACGGCTGCCCAACGAGCAAGCCGATCGCCCTAGTCGCATCGCCATCTTTGATCGCACCTGGTATGGCAGGGTCTTGGTTGAACGCATCGAGCAGCTAGCGGATGATTATGAATGGCAGCGCGCTTACGATGAAATTAATCGTTTTGAGGCAGATCTGACAGCAGCCGGAACCCTAGTGATTAAGTACTGGCTGGCTATTGACAAACAACAGCAACTAGAGCGCTTTGAAGACCGTCATGATACCCCGCACAAGCAGTTTAAACTCACCGATGATGACTGGCGCAATCGTGACAAGTGGTCAGACTATGTGCAATCTGCTGCTGATATGTTGGCGCGTACCGATACCAAAGCAGCACCATGGTGCGTGGTGGCGACTAATGATAAGCGTCAGGCACGCCTAGACGTTCTAGACCATGCTATTAAGCAGTTAGCGGCAGCTTCTAAAGTCTAG
- a CDS encoding FFLEELY motif protein, translating into MAALSELQQHLTRYWALPYHEDAKLRDILNGVQTWQRARIQRTHSALFEQPKNQAMASYFLTQLYGGEEFKQLAEQLARILPKAKKLERLAKESALETGSMAIQASILAIELDLHLAEWLVAHDLSVDEENILMAYRTVDESSARRIQINNLKDVCYRTDKYLNSFMLKKAFALAKGTAYRHNYQPLYDFINAGFIAMKPLDSVSEFIDSFCERELMIIDQVHASDNDGKTAAFGVS; encoded by the coding sequence ATGGCCGCTTTATCAGAGCTGCAACAACATTTGACGCGTTATTGGGCGCTACCTTATCACGAAGACGCTAAGCTAAGGGACATTCTCAATGGCGTGCAAACATGGCAACGGGCACGTATTCAACGTACCCATAGTGCGCTGTTTGAGCAGCCAAAAAACCAAGCTATGGCGAGTTACTTTCTCACTCAACTATATGGTGGTGAAGAGTTTAAGCAATTGGCTGAGCAGCTAGCCCGTATTCTCCCTAAAGCAAAAAAGCTTGAGCGTCTCGCCAAAGAGTCAGCATTAGAAACGGGCAGTATGGCCATTCAGGCGTCTATTTTAGCGATTGAATTGGATTTGCATTTGGCTGAGTGGTTGGTTGCTCACGATTTGTCAGTGGATGAAGAAAATATACTAATGGCTTATCGCACGGTTGATGAGTCGAGTGCGCGGCGCATCCAGATTAATAATCTCAAAGACGTCTGTTATCGTACCGATAAGTATCTCAACTCGTTTATGCTAAAAAAGGCTTTCGCTTTAGCCAAAGGTACCGCCTATCGTCATAACTATCAGCCACTATATGACTTTATTAATGCCGGCTTCATTGCTATGAAACCACTGGATAGCGTCAGCGAATTTATCGATTCTTTTTGCGAGCGTGAGCTGATGATTATTGACCAAGTACACGCGTCGGATAATGACGGCAAGACAGCCGCGTTTGGTGTATCATAA
- the ubiE gene encoding bifunctional demethylmenaquinone methyltransferase/2-methoxy-6-polyprenyl-1,4-benzoquinol methylase UbiE — MPSGSSNPNNTSDLQTQATSAQKAFHQRDDINNPHTADTDGEEETHFGYKTVNKAEKQARVADVFTSVAKKYDIMNDLMSFGIHRLWKRYAISLSGVRAGQHVLDIAGGTGDLAKVFSREVGRNGKVVLSDINAAMLEVGRERLINAGCNNVDFVLANAETLAPFDDNSFDLLTISFGLRNVTDKEAALRAMYRVLKPGGRLLILEFSKPIFEPLSKAYDLYSFTALPIMGKLVANDSESYKYLAESIRMHPDQQTLKQMMTQAGFESCDYHNLTAGIVAVHRGFKA; from the coding sequence ATGCCAAGTGGCAGTAGTAATCCAAACAACACTAGTGACCTGCAAACGCAAGCTACTAGCGCACAAAAAGCCTTTCATCAACGTGATGATATTAATAATCCGCATACAGCAGACACTGATGGCGAAGAAGAAACCCACTTTGGCTATAAAACCGTTAACAAGGCTGAGAAACAAGCCCGTGTGGCTGATGTCTTTACCTCAGTGGCCAAAAAATACGACATTATGAATGACTTGATGTCTTTTGGTATTCACCGTTTATGGAAGCGTTATGCCATCAGCTTATCTGGCGTTCGTGCCGGCCAGCACGTGCTTGATATTGCTGGCGGTACGGGTGATTTAGCCAAGGTATTTAGCCGTGAAGTGGGTCGCAACGGTAAAGTGGTGCTCTCTGATATCAATGCGGCCATGTTAGAAGTTGGCCGTGAACGCTTGATTAACGCGGGCTGTAATAACGTTGACTTCGTATTAGCCAATGCCGAAACCCTAGCACCATTCGACGACAATAGCTTTGACTTGTTGACCATTAGCTTTGGCCTACGCAATGTCACGGATAAAGAGGCCGCATTGCGCGCGATGTATCGTGTGCTCAAACCAGGTGGTCGTTTATTAATCCTAGAGTTCTCAAAACCTATTTTTGAGCCGTTATCCAAGGCCTATGACCTATACTCGTTCACAGCCCTACCGATAATGGGTAAACTGGTTGCTAACGATTCAGAAAGCTATAAATATTTAGCCGAGTCCATTCGTATGCACCCTGATCAGCAGACTTTAAAGCAAATGATGACGCAAGCAGGATTTGAGAGCTGTGACTATCATAATCTGACCGCTGGAATTGTGGCCGTACATCGTGGCTTTAAAGCGTAA
- a CDS encoding ubiquinone biosynthesis accessory factor UbiJ translates to MLTVLLLAGAEKLINIAIASDEITQAGLAPLAGKVLRLNIVMPEIHIDVLFNHERLRFEPVTTDGVFEPNGSTLDERQRAGFDNSRIGHSSPDCIITVDNPAQLLNLMRGAEGNLPIAGDYKVLMQLKQLIAGFDPDIAGQLEPLIGRPLAGQLQLLISQLKGSFRHSAKRAFDDVSDWANDVSGNSVPDPAEKAQANDLKQQILQLRADVEREEARLAAIKAEQARLRHQQ, encoded by the coding sequence ATGCTGACTGTATTACTTTTGGCCGGTGCCGAAAAGCTAATTAATATTGCCATTGCTAGTGATGAAATCACTCAAGCGGGCCTTGCCCCACTGGCTGGCAAAGTACTACGACTGAATATAGTCATGCCGGAGATTCACATCGATGTTTTATTCAATCACGAACGTCTGCGTTTTGAGCCGGTGACTACTGACGGTGTGTTTGAGCCAAACGGTAGCACTTTAGATGAACGCCAACGAGCGGGTTTTGATAACAGTCGTATAGGTCATAGTAGCCCTGACTGCATCATCACTGTCGACAATCCAGCCCAATTACTCAATCTAATGCGCGGCGCGGAAGGTAATTTGCCGATTGCGGGTGATTATAAAGTACTCATGCAGTTGAAACAGTTAATAGCTGGTTTTGACCCTGACATTGCTGGACAGCTTGAGCCCCTGATTGGCAGACCACTGGCCGGCCAATTACAGCTCCTTATCTCGCAGCTCAAAGGCAGTTTTCGCCACAGCGCCAAACGTGCCTTTGATGATGTGAGTGACTGGGCAAATGACGTGTCAGGAAATAGTGTGCCTGATCCGGCTGAAAAAGCGCAAGCAAATGATTTGAAGCAACAAATATTACAACTGCGCGCTGACGTTGAACGCGAAGAGGCCAGACTGGCTGCCATTAAGGCGGAACAGGCGCGTTTAAGACATCAACAATAG
- a CDS encoding ABC1 kinase family protein, protein MLLSHRARLLELWRIAASYRIDTHFSVEDAPQLQPLARLIRLHPAAWGKKHQPNAIKYALEDMGTLFLKLGQLLSTRRDLVSPEIITQLIQLQDKVKPFDVDIAITQIQDSKHGLGQSIDTLFARFDVKPLAAASIAQVHTAALNDGREVVVKVVRPDIRTTIVADFELLRELANWVSARVEAARAIHIIAIVEDYRQVMLNELDLTLEAENTTQMRNNFLGSGLMYVPEVYDAAKNVMVMERIQGVPISQTQIFDQLGYDRAILAEKGLTIFFTQVFRDNFFHADMHPGNVFVETPPVTANTADMVAVDLGREPRYIGLDCAIMGTLSKDDQLIVARMLLAVMNNNFTAVVDIVSRAGWIPPNSNKHALMRDMSRTVGPMLKKSINEIDFAGVLMQILDIARRHHMSIPPQLMLLLKTLVHVEGLGRDLYPDLDIWSLAKPILSSWIKEQLDPMRNLQQLRAQLPEILLSATDIPKLLDQSLQSLASQGSRQDSQLREIQQIRADMLNDRRRDWIALAGFGLFIAIATQVVGWLSPVFYILALLMVVWRILG, encoded by the coding sequence ATGCTACTATCTCATCGCGCCCGTCTACTTGAGCTTTGGCGCATTGCCGCCAGCTACCGCATTGACACTCACTTTTCCGTTGAAGACGCGCCGCAGCTACAACCGCTTGCGCGCTTAATTCGTCTACACCCAGCAGCTTGGGGTAAAAAGCATCAGCCAAACGCGATTAAATATGCCTTAGAAGACATGGGCACCTTGTTTTTAAAGCTCGGGCAACTGCTCTCTACCCGTCGTGACCTGGTATCGCCTGAAATCATCACCCAGTTAATTCAGCTACAAGATAAAGTCAAACCCTTCGATGTTGATATTGCTATCACTCAAATTCAAGATTCTAAGCATGGCCTTGGTCAGTCTATTGACACTTTATTTGCCCGTTTTGACGTAAAGCCGTTAGCGGCAGCCTCGATTGCGCAAGTGCATACCGCCGCCCTAAACGATGGTCGTGAAGTGGTGGTAAAAGTCGTCCGTCCTGATATTCGCACCACCATTGTTGCAGACTTTGAGCTACTACGTGAACTGGCCAATTGGGTGTCGGCACGGGTAGAAGCGGCGCGCGCGATACATATCATTGCCATTGTCGAAGACTATCGGCAAGTAATGCTTAATGAGTTGGATTTAACACTTGAGGCAGAAAACACCACGCAGATGCGTAATAACTTCTTGGGTTCAGGCTTAATGTACGTCCCTGAAGTCTATGACGCTGCCAAAAATGTCATGGTGATGGAGCGTATTCAGGGCGTGCCAATTTCACAAACACAGATCTTTGACCAACTCGGTTATGATCGCGCTATTTTAGCCGAAAAAGGCTTAACTATATTTTTTACCCAAGTCTTTCGTGATAATTTCTTTCATGCCGATATGCATCCGGGCAATGTGTTCGTAGAGACTCCGCCAGTCACAGCGAACACCGCTGACATGGTGGCTGTTGATTTGGGACGTGAGCCACGCTACATCGGTCTTGATTGCGCCATTATGGGCACCTTATCAAAGGATGATCAGCTGATTGTAGCGCGGATGCTACTGGCAGTAATGAATAATAACTTTACCGCTGTGGTTGATATCGTCAGCCGCGCGGGCTGGATACCGCCCAATAGTAATAAGCATGCCTTGATGCGTGATATGAGCCGTACCGTTGGCCCTATGCTAAAGAAATCCATTAATGAGATAGACTTTGCCGGTGTGTTAATGCAAATTTTGGACATTGCTCGCCGTCATCATATGAGCATTCCACCGCAACTGATGCTGCTGCTCAAGACTTTGGTGCATGTCGAGGGACTGGGACGCGACCTATATCCCGATCTAGATATTTGGTCATTAGCCAAACCGATTTTAAGCAGCTGGATTAAAGAACAGCTGGATCCGATGCGTAATTTACAACAGCTACGCGCGCAGCTGCCGGAGATTTTATTGTCCGCGACCGATATTCCAAAGCTACTGGATCAAAGCTTGCAGAGCCTAGCCTCTCAAGGCTCACGCCAAGACAGTCAATTGCGTGAGATACAACAGATACGCGCTGATATGCTCAATGACCGACGCCGTGACTGGATAGCGCTAGCAGGATTTGGACTGTTCATTGCCATTGCCACCCAAGTGGTCGGTTGGCTCTCGCCAGTCTTTTATATTTTAGCGCTACTGATGGTAGTTTGGCGTATTTTGGGGTAA
- the ruvB gene encoding Holliday junction branch migration DNA helicase RuvB — protein sequence MTQDRLINPLEGASDAPDANIRPSSLAEYIGQPVVREQMEVFIEAARARDEALDHTLIFGPPGLGKTTLANIIAREMGGNLRSTSGPVLERAGDLAAMLTNLEAGDILFIDEIHRLSPVIEEILYPAMEDFQLDIMIGEGPAARSIKLDLPPFTLVAATTRAGLLTSPLRDRFGIVQRLEFYNIADLTTIVSRAARLMRVTMSEDGAVEIARRARGTPRIANRLLRRVRDYAQVRGDGRINSDIAGSALDMLAVDRRGLDHLDRRYIEILHERFDGGPAGVEAVAAAMAEDRGTLEDVIEPYLIQQGYVLRTARGRMLTQMAIDQM from the coding sequence ATGACACAAGATCGCTTGATTAATCCTTTGGAAGGGGCAAGTGACGCTCCTGATGCCAACATTCGTCCCTCATCTCTAGCTGAGTATATTGGTCAGCCGGTCGTGCGCGAGCAAATGGAAGTCTTTATTGAGGCGGCACGTGCGCGCGATGAAGCGCTGGATCATACCCTTATCTTTGGTCCTCCTGGCTTAGGTAAGACTACCCTTGCCAATATTATCGCTCGCGAGATGGGCGGCAATCTACGCTCTACGTCTGGACCGGTACTAGAGCGTGCAGGCGACTTGGCCGCGATGTTGACCAACTTGGAAGCGGGCGATATCCTTTTTATCGATGAAATTCACCGTTTGAGCCCAGTAATCGAAGAGATACTCTATCCTGCGATGGAAGATTTTCAGCTGGATATTATGATTGGTGAAGGGCCGGCGGCTCGCTCTATCAAGCTTGATCTGCCACCATTTACCTTAGTGGCAGCAACCACGCGAGCAGGATTATTAACCTCGCCATTACGAGATCGTTTTGGTATTGTTCAGCGTCTTGAATTTTATAATATAGCTGATTTGACTACTATTGTCAGTCGCGCTGCGCGTCTGATGCGGGTGACGATGAGCGAGGATGGCGCGGTCGAGATTGCTCGCCGGGCACGTGGTACACCAAGGATTGCCAATCGCTTATTACGCCGTGTGCGTGATTATGCTCAAGTAAGAGGTGATGGTCGGATCAACAGCGATATTGCTGGTAGTGCTCTTGATATGCTAGCGGTCGATCGGCGTGGTCTTGACCATTTAGATCGGCGTTATATTGAAATCTTGCACGAACGCTTTGATGGTGGTCCTGCTGGCGTCGAGGCGGTAGCAGCAGCCATGGCTGAAGATCGTGGCACGCTCGAGGACGTGATTGAACCTTATCTTATACAACAAGGCTATGTGCTGCGTACTGCGCGTGGACGGATGTTGACACAGATGGCTATTGATCAGATGTGA